From a single Brassica napus cultivar Da-Ae chromosome C9, Da-Ae, whole genome shotgun sequence genomic region:
- the LOC106412137 gene encoding peroxidase 73, which produces MARFGLVLAMALCLTISVFPDTTTAQLKPNFYGKSCPNVEAIVKKVVQQKVKETFVTIPATLRLFFHDCFVNGCDASVMIQSTPNNKAEKDHPDNVSLAGDGFDVVVKAKKAIDAIPSCRNKVSCADILALATRDVIVAAKGPSYTVELGRRDGLVSTAASVNGNLPGPNDNVDKLNKLFAKNKLTQDDMIALSAAHTLGFAHCSKVANRIYNFNRTHPVDPTINKAYVKELQAACPKKVDPRIAINMDPVTPRTFDNIYFKNLQQGKGLFTSDQVLFTDRRSRPTVDAWAKSSPAFNAAFVKAMTKLGRVGVKVGRNGNIRRDCGAFN; this is translated from the exons ATGGCACGGTTTGGTCTGGTTCTCGCCATGGCTCTTTGCCTCACAATCTCTGTGTTTCCGGACACAACCACTGCTCAGCTCAAACCCAATTTCTACGGAAAGTCATGTCCAAATGTTGAAGCTATCGTGAAGAAAGTTGTCCAACAAAAAGTCAAAGAGACATTTGTCACCATCCCAGCTACTCTCCGTCTCTTCTTCCACGATTGCTTCGTCAAC GGATGTGATGCGTCGGTCATGATTCAATCAACGCCTAACAACAAGGCCGAGAAGGATCATCCAGACAACGTGTCTTTGGCCGGAGATGGATTTGATGTTGTGGTCAAAGCCAAGAAAGCTATTGACGCAATCCCAAGCTGCAGAAACAAAGTTTCTTGTGCTGATATCCTTGCCTTAGCCACCCGGGATGTAATTGTCGCG GCTAAAGGACCGTCTTACACAGTGGAACTCGGTAGGCGTGACGGTTTGGTATCGACCGCTGCTAGCGTCAATGGAAACTTGCCAGGCCCAAATGACAACGTTGACAAACTCAACAAGCTCTTTGCCAAAAACAAACTTACTCAGGATGATATGATTGCTCTTTCAg CGGCTCACACCCTCGGGTTCGCCCACTGTAGCAAAGTAGCCAACAGAATCTACAACTTCAACCGCACACACCCTGTTGATCCAACCATAAACAAAGCCTACGTTAAAGAACTCCAAGCGGCTTGTCCCAAGAAAGTTGACCCAAGAATCGCTATTAACATGGACCCAGTCACTCCAAGAACGTTCGACAACATTTACTTCAAGAATCTGCAACAAGGCAAAGGACTCTTCACTTCCGACCAAGTTCTCTTCACCGACCGTCGCTCTAGGCCCACCGTTGACGCTTGGGCCAAGAGCTCACCTGCTTTCAACGCCGCGTTTGTAAAAGCTATGACCAAGCTTGGCCGTGTTGGCGTTAAGGTTGGACGCAACGGTAACATCCGTCGTGACTGTGGAGcgtttaactaa
- the LOC125592594 gene encoding uncharacterized protein LOC125592594, translated as MEKLLNPYEKQYMKMAMLKHEETFKQQVNELHRLYQVQKILMENMQINKGNNVSSGLETFNRTVDHETDRLARRDSGSNNTDIMDESEIELTLGPSRYSGELMRMNKKNKNSLLEMIDGNLNSDGRSFWSSSTGSSNNNHNNLEEQVIQEKLMKHQNQKQPWLRALTLNII; from the exons ATGGAGAAGCTTCTTAATCCTTACGAAAAGCAATACATGAAAATGGCTATGCTCAAACATGAAGAAACTTTCAAGCAACAG GTAAATGAACTTCATAGGCTATATCAAGTCCAGAAGATCTTGATGGAAAACATGCAGATCAACAAGGGAAATAATGTAAGCTCAGGACTAGAGACTTTCAACAGAACAGTTGACCATGAGACTGACCGGTTGGCGAGAAGAGATTCCGGTAGTAATAATACAGATATTATGGACGAGAGTGAGATCGAGCTAACGCTTGGACCTTCACGTTACAGTGGTGAGTTGATGAGAATGAACAAGAAGAATAAGAACTCTTTGCTGGAGATGATTGACGGAAATTTAAATTCCGATGGCCGGAGTTTCTGGTCGTCTTCGACAGGGTCAAGCAATAACAATCACAACAATCTTGAAGAACAAGTAATCCAAGAGAAGTTGATGAAACATCAGAATCAGAAGCAGCCATGGCTTCGAGCATTGACCttgaatattatttaa
- the LOC106412138 gene encoding uncharacterized protein LOC106412138, with protein MPTGQHHVVRTDTSELKSQLEKKIGRAKTESYLNLLSKFLSLKISKPDFDKLVFATVKKENIVLHNALLRGIIKNVCLSKTSNGVEGVEKKQLNGVKSLCNDLPKSPRKGRTQRRVNKDCNGSKGKSQVTEVVSSSFKQQWSMEDGEEVDQLTRCWRSQPIEAPFGVNLRDVIKRRPHVGTCYSSGELPDSISLKKKVEEDMEGEGLEVSAGFANSLNAGLNVFLKRLIKPCLELAASRSSSRGEVCSSSSISMEDFQVAMELNPSILGEDWSTKLEKIRFATPDFQTS; from the coding sequence ATGCCAACGGGTCAGCATCATGTCGTTAGGACAGATACTTCGGAGTTAAAGTCTCAGCTCGAGAAGAAGATTGGTCGGGCTAAAACCGAGAGCTATCTTAATCTCCTATCCAAATTCTTGAGCTTGAAAATCAGCAAACCCGATTTCGATAAGCTGGTCTTCGCCACGGTGAAGAAGGAGAACATTGTTCTGCACAACGCTTTGCTAAGAGGGATTATTAAGAATGTATGTCTCTCAAAGACATCGAATGGTGTTGAAGGAGTAGAGAAGAAGCAATTGAATGGTGTCAAGTCTTTATGCAATGACCTTCCTAAATCGCCTCGTAAAGGGAGGACTCAAAGGAGGGTTAATAAGGATTGTAATGGAAGCAAAGGAAAGAGTCAAGTCACTGAGGTTGTTTCTTCTAGTTTTAAACAACAATGGTCAATGGAAGATGGTGAAGAAGTTGACCAGTTGACTCGGTGTTGGAGAAGTCAACCCATTGAAGCTCCCTTTGGTGTTAATCTTAGAGATGTGATCAAGAGAAGACCTCACGTAGGGACATGTTACTCCTCTGGTGAGCTTCCTGATTCTATTTCTTTAAAGAAGAAAGTCGAAGAAGACATGGAGGGAGAAGGACTAGAGGTTTCAGCTGGTTTTGCTAACTCGTTGAACGCTGGACTCAATGTCTTCTTGAAAAGACTAATCAAACCGTGTCTAGAATTAGCAGCTTCACGGTCTAGTAGCCGAGGGGAAgtatgttcttcttcttcaatatcTATGGAAGATTTTCAAGTAGCTATGGAGTTAAACCCGTCGATACTTGGGGAAGATTGGTCTACAAAGCTTGAAAAGATCCGGTTCGCTACACCAGATTTTCAGACAAGCTAA